The Caloenas nicobarica isolate bCalNic1 chromosome Z, bCalNic1.hap1, whole genome shotgun sequence genome has a segment encoding these proteins:
- the GADD45G gene encoding growth arrest and DNA damage-inducible protein GADD45 gamma — protein sequence MTLEEIHGQEPVPAGHDWMQGAGKALHELLVSAQRRGCLTAGVYESAKLMNVDPDNVAFCVLATDEEDEGDIALQIHFTLIQAFCCENDIDIVRVNDVAKLAAIVGPSEESGEPRDLHCILITNPNEDGWKDPALEKLNFFCEESRNVNDWVPTITLPE from the exons ATGACTCTGGAGGAGATCCACGGACAGGAGCCTGTGCCTGCGGGCCACGACTG GATGCAGGGCGCCGGCAAGGCCCTCCACGAACTGCTGGTGTCGGCGCAGCGCCGCGGCTGCCTCACCGCCGGCGTCTACGAGTCGGCCAAGCTGATGAATGT CGATCCCGACAACGTCGCTTTCTGCGTGCTGGCCACGGACGAGGAGGACGAGGGGGACATCGCCCTGCAGATCCACTTCACCCTGATCCAGGCCTTCTGCTGCGAGAACGACATTGACATCGTGCGGGTGAACGACGTGGCCAAGTTGGCGGCCATCGTGGGGCCCAGCGAGGAGTCTGGGGAGCCGCGGGACCTGCACTGCATCCTCATCACG aATCCAAATGAGGATGGCTGGAAGGACCCAGCTCTAGAGAAGCTGAACTTCTTCTGTGAAGAGAGCAGAAATGTCAATGACTGGGTGCCAACAATCACCCTGCCTGAGTGA